From one Streptomyces sp. N50 genomic stretch:
- a CDS encoding SDR family NAD(P)-dependent oxidoreductase: MTTALITGSTAGIGAAFARRLAADGHNLVLVARNTARLGEQATELHDRHGIEAEVLTADLATDKGIDTVAARVADRKNPVDLLVNNAGFGNKGRYLDVSMADELKMLKVHCEAVLRLTSAAAEAMRERGRGGVVNVASVAAFVPRGTYGASKAWVVQFTQGAAKDLAGTGVRLMALAPGFVRTEFHERAGMGTDNIPNWMWLDADKLVAAALADLARGKTLSIPDPRYKALMGLVKITPQAVLGGVTSKTGRKYGPQ; this comes from the coding sequence ATGACAACGGCATTGATTACGGGATCGACCGCGGGGATCGGTGCCGCGTTCGCGCGGCGGCTCGCGGCGGACGGACACAACCTCGTGCTGGTGGCGCGGAACACCGCGCGGCTCGGGGAGCAGGCGACCGAACTGCACGACCGGCACGGCATCGAGGCGGAGGTGCTGACCGCCGACCTCGCCACGGACAAGGGCATCGACACGGTGGCCGCCCGCGTCGCCGACCGCAAGAACCCCGTCGACCTGCTGGTCAACAACGCGGGCTTCGGCAACAAGGGCCGCTACCTCGACGTGTCCATGGCCGACGAGCTGAAGATGCTCAAGGTGCACTGCGAGGCGGTGCTGCGGCTGACCAGCGCGGCGGCCGAGGCGATGCGGGAGCGCGGACGCGGCGGGGTCGTGAACGTGGCGTCGGTCGCCGCCTTCGTACCGCGCGGGACGTACGGCGCCTCGAAGGCGTGGGTCGTGCAGTTCACGCAGGGCGCGGCCAAGGACCTGGCCGGCACGGGCGTACGGCTGATGGCGCTGGCGCCCGGTTTTGTGCGGACCGAGTTCCACGAGCGGGCCGGGATGGGCACGGACAACATCCCGAACTGGATGTGGCTGGACGCGGACAAACTGGTCGCGGCGGCCCTCGCGGATCTGGCGCGCGGCAAGACGCTGTCGATCCCGGATCCGCGCTACAAGGCGCTGATGGGCCTGGTGAAGATCACTCCGCAGGCGGTACTGGGCGGGGTCACCTCGAAGACCGGGCGGAAGTACGGGCCGCAGTGA
- a CDS encoding MOSC domain-containing protein: MKLLSLNLGRATAVPYTDQPDGVTGIDKRPTDAPVRVSAPGPKGVAGSGLAGDAVCHRRHHGGDDQAVYAVAREDLDDWERELGRPLASGSFGENLTTLGLDVSGARIGERWRIGSEVVLEVTCGRIPCRTFQDHLGERGWVKRFTVKGAPGAYLRVIEPGEIRAGDPIEIVHRPDHDVTVALQFRAVTTERELLPRLLPAGEALHPESLAQARKYVAERAG; encoded by the coding sequence ATGAAGCTTCTCTCGCTGAACCTGGGCCGGGCCACGGCCGTGCCGTACACGGACCAGCCCGACGGCGTGACCGGCATCGACAAGCGGCCGACCGACGCGCCGGTGCGGGTGAGCGCGCCCGGACCCAAGGGCGTCGCCGGGAGCGGGCTCGCCGGGGACGCGGTGTGTCACCGGCGCCACCACGGGGGCGACGACCAGGCGGTGTACGCGGTCGCGCGCGAGGATCTCGACGACTGGGAGCGGGAGTTGGGACGCCCGCTGGCCAGCGGCTCCTTCGGGGAGAACCTGACGACCCTGGGTCTCGACGTGTCCGGCGCGCGGATCGGCGAGCGCTGGCGGATCGGTTCCGAGGTGGTCCTGGAGGTCACCTGCGGGCGGATCCCGTGCCGTACGTTCCAGGACCATCTGGGCGAGCGCGGCTGGGTGAAACGGTTCACCGTGAAGGGTGCTCCGGGGGCCTATCTGCGGGTGATCGAACCCGGTGAGATCCGGGCGGGCGATCCGATCGAGATCGTGCACCGGCCCGACCACGACGTGACGGTGGCCCTGCAGTTCCGGGCCGTGACGACCGAGCGTGAGCTGTTGCCGCGGCTGCTTCCGGCGGGCGAGGCGCTGCATCCGGAGTCGCTGGCGCAGGCGCGGAAATATGTCGCGGAGCGTGCGGGCTGA
- a CDS encoding LysR family transcriptional regulator, whose translation MIEARHLRVLRAVAATGSFSAAGRELGCTQPAVSQQMKALETSVGTPLLVRTGHEMRLTQAGEALVRHGAGILAGLTAAEEEVAAIAGLRAGRVRLVSFPSGSSTLVPTALAALRAAHPGTRVSLEEAEPPNSVELLREGDCDIALAFRYETAAGAEDWSDLVVRPLLSDRLVALVPEKHRHARVRSVAIGALADEPWIAGCPRCRGQLVEVCEAAGFTPRIDFATDDYPAVVGLVSAGLGVAVLPQLAIESVRPRGARTVTLEPAVRREIVALTLPDLARVPAVAATLDQLARAARDKQAHEKQAREK comes from the coding sequence GTGATCGAGGCCCGACATCTCCGTGTGCTGCGTGCCGTCGCCGCCACCGGTTCCTTCTCGGCGGCCGGGCGCGAACTGGGCTGCACCCAGCCGGCCGTCAGCCAGCAGATGAAGGCCCTGGAGACCTCGGTCGGCACCCCGCTGCTGGTCCGCACCGGCCACGAGATGCGCCTGACCCAGGCGGGCGAGGCGCTGGTCCGGCACGGCGCCGGCATCCTCGCCGGCCTGACGGCGGCGGAAGAGGAGGTTGCCGCGATCGCGGGCCTGCGCGCGGGCCGGGTCCGCCTGGTCTCCTTCCCCAGTGGCAGCTCGACGCTCGTCCCCACCGCACTGGCCGCCCTGCGCGCCGCGCACCCCGGCACCCGCGTCTCCCTGGAGGAGGCCGAGCCGCCGAACTCCGTCGAGCTCCTCCGGGAGGGCGACTGCGACATCGCCCTCGCCTTCCGCTACGAGACGGCGGCGGGCGCGGAGGACTGGTCCGACCTGGTGGTACGACCCCTGCTCAGCGACCGCCTGGTCGCCCTGGTCCCGGAAAAACACCGGCACGCGCGCGTGCGGTCGGTCGCCATCGGCGCACTCGCCGACGAACCCTGGATCGCCGGCTGCCCGCGCTGCCGGGGCCAGTTGGTCGAGGTGTGCGAGGCCGCCGGCTTCACCCCGCGCATCGACTTCGCGACCGACGACTATCCGGCGGTCGTCGGCCTGGTGAGCGCGGGCCTGGGCGTCGCGGTCCTGCCCCAGCTCGCCATCGAGTCCGTACGGCCCAGGGGCGCGCGGACGGTGACGCTGGAACCGGCGGTACGGCGGGAGATCGTCGCGCTGACGCTGCCCGACCTGGCGCGGGTGCCGGCGGTGGCGGCGACGCTGGACCAGCTGGCGCGGGCGGCGCGCGACAAGCAGGCGCACGAAAAACAGGCGCGCGAAAAATAG
- a CDS encoding WhiB family transcriptional regulator, with translation MADFSRLPGPNADLWDWQLLAACRGVDSSLFFHPEGERGAARSARENSAKEVCMRCPVRAQCAAHALAVREPYGVWGGLTEDEREELMGRARNRLVSASAAGDMASNN, from the coding sequence ATGGCAGATTTCTCCCGCCTTCCCGGACCGAACGCGGACCTGTGGGACTGGCAGCTCCTGGCTGCCTGCCGAGGGGTCGACAGCTCGCTCTTCTTTCATCCCGAGGGCGAGCGCGGTGCGGCACGAAGCGCTCGTGAGAACTCGGCCAAAGAGGTCTGCATGAGGTGCCCGGTCCGCGCACAGTGCGCGGCGCACGCGCTGGCGGTGCGCGAGCCGTACGGCGTCTGGGGCGGCCTGACCGAGGACGAGCGCGAAGAGCTCATGGGGCGTGCCCGCAACCGGCTGGTGTCGGCTTCAGCCGCCGGGGACATGGCTTCGAACAACTGA
- a CDS encoding response regulator transcription factor, with amino-acid sequence MTSVLVCDDSPLAREALRRAVATVPGVERVTTAANGEEVLRRWGADRSDLILMDVRMPGLGGVETVRRLLSADPGARIIMLTVAEDLDGVALAVAAGARGYLHKDASRAELRATVTQALADPTWRLAPRRLRSAEMGAAPTLTAREIQVLEGMSHGRSNAEIGRELFLSEDTVKTHARRLFKKLGASDRAHAVALGFRWGLVR; translated from the coding sequence ATGACATCCGTCCTCGTCTGTGACGACTCCCCGCTTGCCCGAGAGGCGCTCCGCCGCGCGGTCGCGACCGTGCCCGGTGTCGAGCGCGTGACGACGGCGGCCAACGGCGAGGAAGTCCTCCGCCGCTGGGGTGCCGACCGCTCGGACCTCATCCTGATGGACGTCCGCATGCCCGGACTCGGCGGTGTCGAGACCGTGCGGCGGCTGCTGTCCGCCGATCCGGGCGCACGCATCATCATGCTCACCGTCGCCGAAGACCTGGACGGCGTGGCCCTCGCGGTCGCGGCCGGCGCCCGCGGCTATCTGCACAAGGACGCCTCGCGCGCCGAACTGCGGGCCACGGTCACCCAGGCCCTCGCCGACCCGACCTGGCGACTGGCCCCGCGCCGGCTGCGGTCCGCCGAGATGGGCGCCGCGCCGACGCTCACCGCGCGCGAGATCCAGGTCCTCGAAGGAATGAGCCACGGCCGCTCGAACGCGGAGATCGGCCGTGAGCTGTTCCTCTCCGAGGACACCGTCAAAACACACGCACGGCGGCTCTTCAAGAAACTCGGCGCCTCGGACCGGGCACACGCCGTGGCGCTCGGTTTCCGGTGGGGTCTGGTCCGCTAG
- a CDS encoding sigma-70 family RNA polymerase sigma factor, whose translation MRDDEAASAPGAIGGLVLRAVDGDEQATHDLLAHVHPLALRYCRTRLSRLPGDARHFVEDLAQEVCVAVLLALPRYKDTGRPFEAFVFAIAAHKVADLQRAAMRHPGSTAVPSDEMPERPDDSLGPEERALLSSDAEWAKKLMANLPENQRELLLLRIAVGLTAEETGQMLGMSPGAVRVAQHRALSRLRALAEQ comes from the coding sequence ATGCGTGACGACGAGGCGGCCAGTGCCCCAGGGGCGATTGGTGGACTCGTCCTTCGCGCGGTCGACGGAGACGAGCAGGCGACCCACGATCTGCTCGCCCACGTCCACCCCCTGGCGTTGCGCTACTGCCGCACCCGGCTGTCCCGACTCCCGGGCGACGCACGGCACTTCGTGGAGGACCTCGCCCAGGAGGTCTGCGTCGCCGTCCTCCTCGCACTGCCCCGCTACAAGGACACCGGCCGCCCCTTCGAGGCCTTCGTCTTCGCCATCGCCGCGCACAAGGTCGCCGACCTCCAGCGCGCCGCCATGCGCCACCCCGGTTCTACGGCCGTCCCCTCGGACGAGATGCCGGAGCGCCCGGACGACTCCCTCGGTCCCGAGGAGCGCGCCCTGCTCAGCAGCGACGCCGAATGGGCCAAGAAACTCATGGCCAACCTCCCGGAGAACCAGCGCGAACTCCTCCTGCTGCGCATCGCCGTGGGGCTGACGGCTGAGGAGACCGGGCAGATGTTGGGAATGTCACCCGGCGCGGTCCGGGTCGCCCAGCACCGGGCACTGAGCCGACTGCGGGCACTGGCCGAGCAGTAG
- the guaB gene encoding IMP dehydrogenase has protein sequence MTANVDGVPAKFATLGLTYDDVLLLPGASDVLPNAVDTSSRISRNVRVNIPLLSAAMDKVTESRMAIAMARQGGVGVLHRNLSVEDQVNQVDLVKRSESGMVTDPITVHPDATLGEADALCAKFRISGVPVTDGNGKLLGIVTNRDMAFETDRSRQVREVMTPMPLVTGKVGITGADAMQLLRRHKIEKLPLVDEAGILKGLITVKDFVKAEQYPNAAKDAEGRLIVGAAVGASPEALERAQALAEAGVDFLVVDTSHGHNSNALNWMAKIKSSVGVDVIGGNVATRDGAQALVDAGVDGIKVGVGPGSICTTRVVAGIGVPQVTAIYEASLAARAAGVPLIGDGGLQYSGDIGKALAAGADTVMLGSLLAGCEESPGELQFINGKQFKSYRGMGSLGAMQSRGQGRSYSKDRYFQAEVASDDKLVPEGIEGQVPYRGPLANVLHQLVGGLRQTMGYVGAATIEEMETKGRFVRITSAGLKESHPHDIQMTVEAPNYSRSK, from the coding sequence ATGACTGCCAACGTCGACGGAGTGCCCGCCAAATTCGCGACACTAGGGCTGACCTACGACGACGTGCTGCTGCTGCCGGGCGCGTCCGACGTGCTCCCGAACGCGGTCGACACCTCGTCCCGCATCTCGCGCAACGTCCGCGTCAACATCCCGCTGCTGTCCGCGGCGATGGACAAGGTGACCGAGTCCCGGATGGCGATCGCGATGGCCCGCCAGGGCGGTGTCGGCGTCCTGCACCGCAACCTGTCCGTCGAGGACCAGGTCAACCAGGTCGACCTCGTGAAGCGCTCCGAGTCCGGCATGGTCACCGACCCGATCACCGTGCACCCGGACGCCACGCTCGGCGAGGCCGACGCCCTGTGCGCCAAGTTCCGCATCAGCGGCGTCCCGGTGACCGACGGCAACGGCAAGCTGCTCGGCATCGTCACCAACCGCGACATGGCCTTCGAGACCGACCGCTCCCGTCAGGTGCGCGAGGTCATGACCCCGATGCCCCTGGTCACCGGCAAGGTCGGCATCACCGGCGCCGACGCCATGCAGCTGCTGCGCCGCCACAAGATCGAGAAGCTGCCCCTCGTCGACGAGGCCGGCATCCTCAAGGGCCTCATCACGGTCAAGGACTTCGTCAAGGCCGAGCAGTACCCGAACGCCGCCAAGGACGCCGAGGGCCGCCTCATCGTGGGTGCCGCCGTCGGCGCCAGCCCCGAGGCCCTTGAGCGCGCCCAGGCCCTCGCCGAGGCCGGTGTGGACTTCCTGGTCGTCGACACCTCGCACGGCCACAACAGCAACGCCCTCAACTGGATGGCGAAGATCAAGTCGAGCGTCGGCGTCGACGTGATCGGCGGCAACGTCGCCACCCGCGACGGCGCCCAGGCCCTGGTCGACGCCGGTGTCGACGGCATCAAGGTCGGTGTCGGACCCGGCTCGATCTGTACGACCCGTGTCGTCGCCGGCATCGGCGTCCCGCAGGTCACCGCGATCTACGAAGCGTCCCTCGCCGCCCGCGCGGCCGGCGTCCCGCTCATCGGCGACGGCGGCCTCCAGTACTCCGGCGACATCGGCAAGGCGCTCGCCGCCGGCGCCGACACGGTGATGCTCGGCAGCCTCCTCGCGGGCTGCGAGGAGTCCCCGGGCGAGCTGCAGTTCATCAACGGCAAGCAGTTCAAGTCGTACCGCGGCATGGGCTCGCTCGGCGCGATGCAGTCCCGCGGCCAGGGCCGGTCGTACTCCAAGGACCGCTACTTCCAGGCCGAGGTCGCCTCCGACGACAAGCTCGTGCCCGAGGGCATCGAGGGCCAGGTGCCCTACCGCGGCCCGCTGGCCAACGTGCTGCACCAGCTCGTCGGCGGGCTGCGCCAGACCATGGGTTACGTCGGCGCGGCCACCATCGAGGAGATGGAGACCAAGGGCCGCTTCGTCCGCATCACGTCCGCGGGCCTCAAGGAGAGCCACCCGCACGACATCCAGATGACGGTCGAGGCACCGAACTACAGCCGCAGCAAGTAG
- a CDS encoding GuaB3 family IMP dehydrogenase-related protein — protein sequence MTEIEIGRGKRGRRAYAFDDIAVVPSRRTRDPKEVSIAWQIDAYRFELPFLAAPMDSVVSPATAIRIGELGGLGVLNLEGLWTRYEDPQPLLDEITELDVDAATRRLQEIYAAPIKEELIGQRIKEVRDSGVVTAAALSPQRTAQFSKAVVDAGVDIFVIRGTTVSAEHVSGSHEPLNLKQFIYELDVPVIVGGCATYTAALHLMRTGAAGVLVGFGGGAAHTTRNVLGIQVPMATAVADVAAARRDYMDESGGRYVHVIADGGVGWSGDLPKAIACGADAVMMGSPLARATDAPGKGHHWGMEAVNEELPRGKKVDLGTVGTIEEILTGPSHIPDGSMNIFGALRRAMATTGYSELKEFQRVEVTVADSQHKR from the coding sequence GTGACTGAGATCGAGATCGGGCGCGGCAAGCGCGGCCGCCGGGCGTACGCCTTCGACGACATCGCCGTCGTCCCCAGCCGCCGTACGCGGGACCCGAAGGAGGTCTCGATCGCCTGGCAGATCGACGCCTACCGCTTCGAGCTGCCCTTCCTGGCCGCCCCCATGGACTCGGTCGTCTCCCCGGCCACCGCGATCCGCATCGGCGAGCTCGGCGGCCTCGGCGTGCTGAACCTCGAAGGCCTCTGGACGCGGTACGAGGACCCGCAGCCGCTCCTCGACGAGATCACCGAGCTGGACGTGGACGCCGCGACCCGCCGCCTCCAGGAGATCTACGCGGCTCCCATCAAGGAGGAGCTGATCGGGCAGCGCATCAAGGAGGTGCGCGACTCGGGCGTGGTCACCGCCGCCGCGCTCTCCCCGCAGCGCACGGCCCAGTTCTCCAAGGCCGTCGTCGACGCGGGCGTGGACATCTTCGTCATCCGCGGTACGACGGTCTCGGCCGAGCACGTCTCCGGTTCGCACGAGCCGCTGAACCTGAAGCAGTTCATCTACGAGCTGGACGTCCCGGTCATCGTCGGCGGCTGCGCCACGTACACGGCGGCCCTGCACCTGATGCGGACGGGTGCAGCCGGTGTCCTGGTCGGCTTCGGCGGCGGCGCGGCGCACACCACGCGCAACGTGCTGGGCATCCAGGTCCCGATGGCCACGGCCGTCGCCGATGTGGCCGCCGCCCGCCGCGACTACATGGACGAGTCCGGCGGCCGGTACGTCCACGTCATCGCCGACGGCGGCGTCGGCTGGTCCGGCGACCTCCCCAAGGCGATCGCCTGCGGCGCGGACGCGGTCATGATGGGCTCCCCGCTCGCCCGCGCCACGGACGCGCCGGGCAAGGGCCACCACTGGGGCATGGAAGCGGTCAACGAGGAACTCCCGCGCGGCAAGAAGGTCGACCTCGGCACGGTCGGCACGATCGAGGAGATCCTCACGGGTCCGTCCCACATCCCCGACGGCTCGATGAACATCTTCGGGGCGCTGCGGCGGGCGATGGCGACGACCGGGTACAGCGAGCTGAAGGAGTTCCAGCGCGTCGAGGTCACGGTGGCGGACTCACAGCACAAGCGGTAG
- a CDS encoding nucleotide sugar dehydrogenase, giving the protein MPADLAVIGLGPLGLPLAQAAVAAGIATAGFKTGPEAGSLSPAELRRMLSGGFRPATNPAELGRVRTAVICAPTPRDADGGLDLSQVETAARALAAHLRPHTTVILESPVHPGTTENFLRPLLEEGSGLRAGRDFHLAYSPSRIDPGNRDFTPANTPKVIGGLTPACTESAAAFYGRLTDKVVRARGLREAETVQLLETNFRHVNIALVNEMAVLCHDLGVDLWDVIRCAETKPFGYQAFRPGPGVGGHAVPQDLTGHGPRPLRMVELAQQVNNQMPRYVIQRAATLLNEHGKSARGARVLLLGVTYKADLADQQGTPAQEIAIRLMELGASVSYHDPHIPSWSVLDRPVPRADSLYEAAADADLTILLQQHRTYDLQGLSVKAQLLLDTRGATPTGAAHRL; this is encoded by the coding sequence ATGCCCGCAGATCTCGCCGTCATCGGACTCGGTCCTCTCGGCCTGCCCCTGGCCCAGGCCGCTGTCGCCGCCGGTATCGCCACGGCCGGCTTCAAGACCGGTCCTGAGGCCGGCTCCCTCAGCCCCGCCGAACTGCGCCGGATGCTCTCGGGGGGCTTCCGGCCGGCCACCAACCCCGCCGAGCTCGGCCGCGTACGCACCGCCGTGATCTGCGCGCCGACCCCCCGGGACGCCGACGGCGGCCTCGACCTCAGCCAGGTGGAGACGGCCGCCCGCGCCCTCGCGGCCCACCTGCGCCCGCACACCACGGTGATCCTGGAGTCACCGGTGCACCCCGGCACCACCGAGAACTTCCTGCGCCCCCTCCTCGAAGAGGGATCGGGCCTCCGCGCGGGACGCGACTTCCACCTCGCCTACTCCCCCAGCCGCATCGACCCCGGCAACCGCGACTTCACCCCGGCCAACACCCCGAAGGTGATCGGAGGCCTCACCCCCGCCTGCACGGAATCGGCCGCCGCCTTCTACGGCCGTCTCACCGACAAGGTGGTACGCGCGCGTGGCCTGCGCGAAGCGGAGACCGTGCAGCTACTGGAGACCAATTTCCGGCACGTCAACATCGCCCTCGTCAACGAAATGGCCGTCCTGTGCCACGACTTGGGCGTCGACCTCTGGGACGTCATCCGCTGCGCGGAGACCAAGCCCTTCGGCTACCAGGCCTTCCGCCCCGGCCCCGGCGTCGGCGGCCACGCCGTCCCCCAGGACCTCACCGGCCACGGCCCCCGCCCTCTGCGCATGGTCGAACTCGCCCAGCAGGTCAACAACCAGATGCCCCGCTACGTCATCCAGCGCGCCGCCACGCTCCTCAACGAACACGGCAAGTCCGCGCGCGGGGCACGAGTGTTGCTGCTCGGCGTCACCTACAAGGCCGACCTCGCCGACCAACAGGGCACCCCCGCCCAGGAGATCGCGATCCGCCTCATGGAACTCGGCGCCTCCGTCAGCTACCACGACCCCCACATCCCCTCCTGGAGCGTCCTCGACCGCCCGGTCCCCCGCGCGGACTCCCTCTACGAGGCGGCGGCCGACGCCGACCTGACGATCCTGCTCCAGCAGCACCGGACGTACGACCTCCAAGGCCTTTCCGTGAAGGCCCAGTTGCTCCTGGACACGCGCGGGGCCACACCGACGGGCGCGGCACACCGGCTCTGA
- a CDS encoding glycerol-3-phosphate dehydrogenase/oxidase encodes MRTATLGPAQRAEALAGMAERELDVLVVGAGVVGAGTALDAVTRGLSTGLVEARDWASGTSSRSSKLIHGGLRYLEMLDFALVREALKERGLLLERLAPHLVKPVAFLYPLQHKGWERLYAGSGVALYDAMSMARAHGRGLPTHRHLSRRHALRVAPALKKDALVGALQYYDAQMDDARYVATLVRTASSYGAKVANRARVTGFLREGERVVGARVQDVEAGGEYEIRAKQIVNATGVWTDDTQAMVGERGQFHVRASKGIHLVVPKDRINSSSGLILRTEKSVLFVIPWGRHWIIGTTDTDWDLDKAHPAASSADIDYLLEHVNSVLAVPLTRDDVQGVYAGLRPLLAGESDATSKLSREHTVAHPVPGLVVVAGGKYTTYRVMAKDAVDEAVHGLDMRVAECVTEDVPLLGAEGYRALWNARARIASKTGIHVVRVEHLLNRFGSMAEEILDLIAKDPALGEPLQFADDYLRAEVVYAASHEGARHLDDVLTRRTRISIETFDRGTRSAREAAELMAPVLGWDKDQIEREVEHYEKRVEAERESQRQPDDLTADAARLGAPDIAPL; translated from the coding sequence GTGAGGACAGCGACACTGGGTCCGGCGCAGCGAGCCGAGGCACTGGCGGGAATGGCCGAGCGGGAACTGGACGTGCTCGTCGTGGGCGCGGGTGTGGTCGGCGCGGGCACCGCCCTGGACGCCGTGACACGCGGCCTGTCCACGGGACTGGTCGAGGCGCGCGACTGGGCGTCCGGCACATCGAGCAGGTCGAGCAAGCTCATCCACGGAGGTCTGCGCTATCTGGAGATGCTCGACTTCGCCCTCGTCCGAGAGGCCCTCAAGGAACGCGGACTGCTCCTGGAGCGCCTCGCCCCGCACCTGGTGAAGCCGGTGGCGTTCCTGTACCCCCTCCAGCACAAGGGCTGGGAGCGCCTCTACGCCGGCTCGGGCGTCGCGCTCTACGACGCGATGTCCATGGCCCGCGCCCACGGCCGGGGCCTGCCCACCCACCGCCACCTGAGCCGCCGTCACGCCCTGCGCGTGGCGCCCGCGTTGAAGAAGGACGCACTGGTCGGCGCCCTGCAGTACTACGACGCGCAGATGGACGACGCCCGCTATGTGGCCACCCTGGTGCGCACGGCTTCGTCCTACGGCGCGAAGGTCGCCAACCGCGCGCGGGTGACCGGTTTCCTGCGCGAGGGCGAGCGCGTGGTCGGCGCCCGGGTGCAGGACGTCGAGGCGGGCGGCGAGTACGAGATCCGCGCCAAGCAGATCGTGAACGCGACGGGTGTGTGGACCGACGACACCCAGGCGATGGTCGGCGAGCGCGGCCAGTTCCACGTCCGGGCCTCCAAGGGCATCCACCTGGTCGTCCCCAAGGACCGCATCAACTCCTCCAGCGGGCTGATCCTGCGCACCGAGAAGTCCGTGCTGTTCGTCATCCCCTGGGGCCGGCACTGGATCATCGGGACCACCGACACCGACTGGGACCTCGACAAGGCCCACCCGGCCGCGTCCAGCGCCGACATCGACTATCTGCTGGAGCACGTGAACTCGGTGCTCGCGGTGCCGCTGACCAGAGACGACGTCCAGGGCGTGTACGCGGGACTGCGGCCCCTGCTGGCCGGCGAGTCCGACGCCACCAGCAAGCTGTCGCGCGAGCACACCGTCGCGCATCCGGTGCCGGGGCTCGTCGTCGTGGCGGGCGGCAAGTACACGACGTACCGGGTGATGGCCAAGGACGCCGTGGACGAGGCGGTGCACGGGCTCGACATGCGGGTCGCCGAGTGCGTCACCGAGGACGTGCCGCTGCTCGGCGCGGAGGGGTACCGGGCGCTGTGGAACGCGCGGGCGCGGATCGCCTCCAAGACCGGCATCCATGTGGTGCGCGTGGAGCACCTGCTGAACCGATTCGGCTCGATGGCGGAGGAGATCCTCGACCTCATCGCCAAGGACCCCGCGCTCGGCGAACCCCTCCAGTTCGCCGACGACTATCTGCGCGCCGAGGTCGTCTACGCCGCCTCGCACGAAGGCGCACGGCACCTCGACGACGTCCTCACCCGCCGCACCCGCATCTCCATCGAGACCTTCGACCGGGGTACGCGCAGCGCCCGTGAGGCCGCCGAGCTGATGGCACCGGTGCTCGGCTGGGACAAGGACCAGATCGAGCGCGAGGTCGAGCACTACGAGAAGCGGGTGGAGGCCGAGCGGGAGTCGCAGCGCCAGCCGGACGACCTGACGGCGGACGCGGCGCGGTTGGGGGCGCCGGACATCGCGCCGCTGTAG
- a CDS encoding serine hydrolase domain-containing protein: MPTPRTLLALPVSLAFLCLSAAASQAGPAPNTNALVRLLVTRGRAPAAALLAHDSTGVGTAPTGTDHPRAGTDDTRAGSDYALGTTEYTQAGTGISRADHFRAGSITKTFIATLILQLAAEHRLSLSDTVERHLPGLVHGAGNDGRALTLRSLLTHTSGLYDFTAVTGGTVPVTPTQAVRIAVTHPPADRGRFSYSNTNYVLLGLVIEKVTGDSYATEAERRIIAPLRLTGTSFPGSRTTLPSPHGRAYATDGSDVTDLDPRVAGAAGELVTTLADLDRFYSALLGGQLLPPRWLREMLDTRTAHGSYGMGLFPVKLPCGTTVWGHNGRISGSYVRTAATVDGRHVLTFRVNTGEIADPGLEPALLAAEFCPRTS; encoded by the coding sequence ATGCCCACACCTCGGACACTGCTCGCCCTTCCGGTGTCCCTGGCCTTCCTCTGCCTGTCGGCGGCCGCCTCCCAGGCCGGCCCGGCACCGAACACGAACGCCCTGGTCAGGCTGCTGGTCACCCGGGGCAGGGCCCCCGCCGCGGCCCTACTGGCCCACGACAGCACGGGCGTTGGCACCGCACCGACCGGGACGGACCACCCGCGGGCCGGGACGGATGACACCCGGGCCGGGTCGGACTACGCACTCGGCACGACGGAGTACACACAGGCCGGAACAGGCATCAGCCGCGCCGACCACTTCCGCGCCGGCAGCATCACGAAGACCTTCATCGCGACGCTGATCCTCCAACTCGCCGCAGAACACCGGCTGTCCCTGTCCGACACGGTGGAGCGGCACCTGCCCGGTCTGGTACACGGAGCGGGCAACGACGGGCGCGCGCTGACCCTCCGTTCCCTGCTCACCCACACCAGCGGCCTGTACGACTTCACCGCGGTCACCGGGGGCACGGTCCCCGTCACCCCAACTCAGGCCGTCCGTATAGCAGTCACCCACCCTCCGGCCGATCGAGGCCGCTTCTCCTACTCGAACACCAACTACGTGCTGCTCGGCCTCGTGATCGAGAAGGTCACCGGCGACTCGTACGCCACCGAGGCCGAGCGCCGCATCATCGCTCCGCTGCGTCTGACGGGCACCTCCTTCCCGGGCTCCCGCACCACTCTTCCCTCACCGCACGGCCGCGCCTACGCGACCGACGGCTCCGACGTCACCGATCTCGACCCGCGGGTGGCCGGGGCCGCGGGCGAGCTCGTGACCACGCTCGCCGATCTGGACCGCTTCTACTCGGCCCTGCTCGGCGGGCAGTTGCTGCCCCCGCGCTGGCTGCGCGAGATGCTCGACACCCGCACCGCACACGGCTCGTACGGCATGGGCCTGTTTCCGGTGAAGCTTCCGTGCGGCACCACGGTGTGGGGGCACAACGGCCGGATCTCGGGCAGCTACGTGCGCACCGCAGCCACCGTCGACGGCCGTCATGTCCTCACCTTCCGGGTGAACACGGGCGAGATCGCAGACCCCGGCCTCGAACCGGCCCTGCTCGCCGCCGAGTTCTGCCCCCGCACCTCGTAG